The following proteins are encoded in a genomic region of Spirosoma sp. SC4-14:
- a CDS encoding (2Fe-2S)-binding protein, whose amino-acid sequence MAIFKLQINGRSYQADVDPDTPLLWVLRDSFGLVGTKYGCGIAQCGACTVHLDGEATRSCVLPVSSVGKSKVTTIEGLSEKGDHPVQKAWDEIDVAQCGYCQAGQIMTAASLLKHTPKPTQAQIDDTMTGNICRCGTYHRIREAVKRASEYSASSKPAKTK is encoded by the coding sequence ATGGCTATCTTCAAACTACAAATCAATGGTCGCAGCTATCAGGCCGATGTAGACCCCGATACCCCTTTACTGTGGGTATTGCGTGATTCGTTCGGGCTGGTTGGTACAAAGTATGGCTGCGGAATCGCACAATGCGGTGCCTGTACCGTTCATCTTGACGGCGAGGCTACTCGATCATGTGTTCTTCCTGTTTCATCTGTAGGAAAAAGTAAAGTGACAACCATCGAGGGGCTTTCCGAAAAGGGCGATCATCCTGTTCAGAAAGCCTGGGATGAAATCGATGTAGCACAATGTGGCTATTGCCAGGCAGGTCAGATCATGACGGCGGCATCCCTCCTGAAGCATACTCCCAAACCTACTCAAGCCCAGATCGATGATACAATGACTGGGAACATTTGTCGGTGCGGTACCTATCATCGCATTCGCGAAGCCGTAAAACGGGCATCAGAATATTCTGCATCTTCTAAACCTGCTAAAACCAAATAG
- a CDS encoding xanthine dehydrogenase family protein molybdopterin-binding subunit, with product MQTLSKPGRRNFLKIATAAGGGLLLGFNWAETEAATSAIVDIAAAESVDFNSYLSINPQGIITIFSPNPEVGQGIKTAFPIIVAEELDADWKKVVVEQAPLDTKKFERQVAGGSGSIPHSWQRLRKAGATARQMLLEAAARRWNVPVGECKAENGYVLHTASNRRADYGELAADASKLAVPTDVKLKNTKDFKLIGTTVKNVDNAKILTGKPLFGLDFYRDGMLFAMIQRPGFGYKLKSVDDKAAKAIAGIVNVLTFDNNVAVVGKSTWQVKKAKDALKIEWEKADALESTADHNRLFKEMLDSSEATVRRKDGDVESAFKSAAKVVKAEYQCPFLPHSPLEPMNFFAHVRPDGVELVGPTQTPELARNETAKLLGISPDKVTVQLTRMGGGFGRRLKADYVVEAVQVSKLVNAPVKLIWTREDDMTGGSYRPAVRYRFEAALDAQGNMIGYKLRGASINAGNATREDNFPSGAVDNLLIDSVDHKSPITTGPWRAPITNFLAFAEQSFLDEVAQAAGKDPVQFRLELLDKAKQKPIGAIKYDIDRMKGVIELAAEKSGWGKKKGPDGKLLAQGFSVYFSHRSYVAQVGEVVMQKGKPVLQKVYSAADCGIVINQSGAQQQVRGCVVDGIGHAMYGHITFKDGIPEQKNFNDYRLIRLNEVPEVEVHFVQNTIEPTGLGEPSLPPAGGAIANALFKATGKRLRSQPFVEQEEFKGVS from the coding sequence ATGCAGACTTTATCAAAGCCAGGTCGTAGAAATTTCCTGAAAATAGCAACGGCTGCCGGTGGAGGACTTCTGTTAGGCTTCAATTGGGCTGAAACGGAAGCGGCAACATCGGCAATTGTTGATATTGCTGCGGCAGAGAGCGTTGATTTTAACAGCTATCTCTCCATTAATCCGCAGGGCATTATCACTATTTTTTCGCCTAATCCTGAAGTTGGACAAGGTATAAAAACGGCTTTCCCAATCATCGTTGCCGAAGAGTTGGATGCCGACTGGAAAAAAGTTGTTGTTGAGCAGGCTCCTCTGGATACCAAGAAATTTGAGCGTCAGGTTGCCGGTGGTAGCGGCTCTATCCCACACTCCTGGCAGCGTTTGCGCAAAGCTGGAGCAACTGCCCGACAAATGTTGCTGGAAGCAGCAGCCAGGCGGTGGAATGTGCCGGTAGGGGAGTGTAAAGCCGAAAATGGATACGTATTGCATACTGCCAGCAACCGGAGAGCCGATTATGGCGAACTGGCAGCAGACGCCAGTAAGCTAGCTGTTCCGACCGATGTGAAACTGAAAAATACCAAAGACTTCAAGCTCATTGGTACTACGGTTAAGAATGTCGATAATGCGAAAATTCTTACGGGCAAACCCCTTTTCGGCCTCGACTTCTACCGTGATGGCATGTTGTTTGCCATGATTCAGCGACCGGGCTTTGGGTATAAACTAAAATCAGTCGACGATAAAGCCGCCAAAGCAATAGCTGGAATCGTTAATGTGCTAACCTTCGATAACAATGTAGCTGTTGTCGGGAAATCGACCTGGCAGGTCAAAAAAGCTAAAGACGCTTTGAAAATTGAATGGGAAAAGGCCGATGCACTGGAAAGTACAGCCGACCATAACCGACTGTTCAAAGAAATGCTGGATAGCTCAGAAGCGACCGTCCGACGGAAAGATGGCGATGTAGAAAGTGCTTTTAAAAGCGCGGCTAAGGTAGTTAAGGCCGAATACCAATGCCCATTCTTGCCACATAGCCCGTTGGAACCGATGAACTTCTTTGCGCATGTCCGCCCCGATGGTGTTGAGTTGGTTGGGCCAACGCAAACCCCTGAATTAGCCCGTAACGAAACGGCTAAACTGTTAGGAATATCGCCCGACAAGGTAACTGTGCAGCTAACCCGCATGGGGGGCGGTTTTGGACGTCGCTTAAAGGCCGATTATGTGGTCGAGGCTGTTCAGGTATCTAAACTAGTGAATGCCCCGGTTAAACTAATCTGGACTCGTGAAGACGATATGACTGGAGGTAGCTATCGACCGGCTGTCCGGTATCGGTTCGAAGCGGCTTTGGATGCACAGGGGAACATGATCGGCTATAAATTGCGCGGAGCCAGTATTAATGCCGGAAACGCCACACGCGAAGATAATTTCCCATCGGGGGCCGTAGATAACCTGCTGATCGATAGTGTCGATCATAAATCGCCAATTACGACTGGTCCCTGGCGAGCGCCCATCACAAACTTCCTGGCTTTTGCCGAACAATCGTTTCTTGATGAAGTAGCACAGGCAGCCGGTAAAGATCCAGTGCAATTCCGGCTCGAATTGCTCGATAAAGCCAAGCAGAAACCGATCGGTGCAATCAAATACGATATTGACCGGATGAAAGGCGTAATTGAGCTGGCCGCCGAAAAGTCAGGCTGGGGTAAAAAGAAAGGCCCCGACGGAAAGCTACTGGCGCAGGGGTTCAGCGTTTACTTCTCCCACCGCTCCTATGTGGCGCAGGTGGGCGAGGTTGTGATGCAAAAAGGAAAACCCGTTCTGCAAAAAGTCTATTCAGCTGCTGATTGTGGTATTGTTATTAATCAGAGTGGAGCCCAGCAGCAGGTTCGGGGTTGTGTTGTCGACGGAATTGGACATGCCATGTACGGTCATATAACGTTTAAGGACGGCATACCGGAGCAGAAAAATTTCAACGACTATCGGCTTATCCGCTTAAACGAAGTCCCTGAGGTTGAAGTCCATTTTGTACAGAATACCATTGAACCTACTGGCCTCGGCGAACCTTCGCTACCGCCAGCCGGAGGAGCAATTGCCAACGCACTGTTTAAAGCAACCGGCAAACGCCTTAGAAGCCAGCCTTTTGTTGAACAGGAAGAATTTAAAGGTGTTTCCTGA